The following are encoded together in the Proteiniphilum saccharofermentans genome:
- a CDS encoding DUF4230 domain-containing protein, translating to MNTKIRINILTVFFFVLSVILAILLLAGNKRAEKERGYDSSSVMNRISYIQELALVRYNYTGVISYKDYRKFLNINVPLTDKYFLLKYNGYIKAGVDFNRINVTVDNDTTIHISIPKPKILDTVIDEKSIQVYNESENAFNPIKISDYNEAISREKNVMIRDAVEQGIYRQATDEAKIAITSLLREMGFKDIHITEELVMPQLN from the coding sequence GTGAATACAAAAATAAGGATAAATATACTGACGGTCTTCTTCTTCGTTCTCTCAGTTATTTTAGCGATCCTGCTGCTGGCAGGGAATAAAAGGGCTGAGAAAGAGAGAGGATACGACAGTTCATCGGTGATGAATCGTATTTCCTATATACAGGAGCTGGCATTGGTCAGGTATAACTATACGGGAGTGATCAGTTATAAAGACTACCGTAAGTTTTTAAATATCAATGTGCCGCTGACCGACAAATATTTTTTACTGAAATATAACGGATATATTAAGGCCGGAGTGGATTTTAACCGGATAAATGTGACTGTAGATAACGACACTACTATTCATATCTCGATTCCTAAACCTAAAATACTGGATACAGTGATTGATGAAAAATCAATACAGGTGTACAATGAAAGCGAGAATGCGTTTAATCCCATTAAAATATCGGATTACAACGAGGCGATTTCACGGGAGAAAAATGTGATGATCCGTGATGCAGTTGAACAGGGTATCTACAGGCAAGCGACCGATGAAGCGAAGATTGCTATCACTTCGCTTTTGAGAGAGATGGGTTTTAAAGATATCCATATTACAGAAGAACTGGTCATGCCACAACTGAACTAA
- a CDS encoding GNAT family N-acetyltransferase — MEYLRIDPTDTARWDRVWKLYEESFPLAERRKKDDHLRAHADERFFPLSAWEGEELIGLIFFWEWDSYRYLEYLAVNPELRGQSFGSQMLKYLRDSEHTIILEIDPLSNELSVRRLQFYERAGYTLTPYRFMHLPYRLEAEPQELLILSYPNMITKEQHNDFVRFVNEEVIRYCEGYPFNQAPIS, encoded by the coding sequence ATGGAATATTTGCGGATTGATCCCACCGATACAGCGCGCTGGGACAGAGTTTGGAAATTGTATGAAGAGAGTTTTCCATTGGCGGAAAGACGAAAAAAGGACGATCATTTGCGTGCTCATGCAGATGAGCGATTCTTTCCCTTATCGGCATGGGAAGGAGAGGAATTGATAGGGTTGATATTCTTCTGGGAATGGGATTCCTATCGCTATCTGGAGTACCTTGCAGTTAACCCTGAGCTTAGAGGACAAAGTTTCGGATCTCAGATGTTGAAATATTTGCGTGATTCGGAGCATACCATCATTCTCGAAATCGATCCCCTCAGCAATGAATTATCGGTACGTCGCTTACAGTTCTATGAACGGGCTGGTTACACGCTCACTCCCTATCGCTTTATGCACCTACCCTATCGCCTCGAGGCAGAACCACAGGAGCTACTTATACTAAGTTATCCGAACATGATCACCAAAGAACAGCACAATGATTTTGTCCGGTTTGTGAATGAGGAGGTGATCCGTTACTGTGAAGGTTATCCTTTCAACCAAGCACCGATTTCATAA
- a CDS encoding DsbA family oxidoreductase — MKIEVWTDIMCPYCHIGKIHYEKALRQFDHANEVTLEWKAYQLNPNLPDKGKGIPVKQYLTEMAGYSEENVDNMFAGIKRLADEAGIPFALPNAIAANTRDAHRLIKLAAEKKLDSVVLGKLSKAYFEEAKDYSDWELLVSIGKEAGLEEEEIRRMLDSNDYLYDIKQDMQEAANLGFDTVPTFLMDRRQAVIGSEPVDLFVKVLNKAYSDWKNRTEKDTSPGPEVTRGKSCDADGMCEI; from the coding sequence ATGAAGATAGAAGTATGGACAGATATCATGTGTCCCTATTGCCATATCGGCAAAATACATTATGAGAAGGCACTCCGGCAGTTTGATCATGCCAATGAAGTGACTCTCGAATGGAAAGCATATCAGCTCAACCCCAACCTTCCGGACAAAGGGAAGGGTATCCCTGTCAAGCAATACTTAACGGAAATGGCAGGATATTCTGAAGAAAATGTAGATAATATGTTTGCCGGAATCAAGCGGCTGGCTGACGAGGCAGGTATTCCATTTGCTCTCCCCAACGCAATTGCTGCCAATACACGTGACGCACACAGATTAATCAAACTGGCAGCAGAAAAGAAACTGGATTCCGTTGTCCTGGGAAAACTGTCGAAAGCTTATTTCGAAGAAGCTAAGGATTACAGCGATTGGGAGTTGCTTGTCTCTATCGGGAAAGAGGCGGGTTTAGAGGAAGAAGAGATACGCCGCATGTTGGACAGTAACGACTATCTCTATGATATAAAGCAAGATATGCAGGAAGCGGCCAATCTTGGGTTTGATACCGTACCCACTTTTCTGATGGACAGGCGGCAGGCTGTTATAGGCTCGGAACCGGTAGATCTGTTTGTAAAAGTGCTGAACAAAGCATATAGTGACTGGAAAAACCGGACAGAAAAGGATACTTCGCCGGGACCGGAAGTGACCAGAGGTAAGTCATGTGACGCAGACGGGATGTGCGAGATTTAA